From a region of the Salvelinus alpinus chromosome 2, SLU_Salpinus.1, whole genome shotgun sequence genome:
- the LOC139557248 gene encoding myb/SANT-like DNA-binding domain-containing protein 4 isoform X3, protein MATRAAYFSPSEAQILMEAYEEVKDIIKKKGNTATVIKQREKAWQSIADRLNALNMNGPKRTWQQVKIKYKNILQNAVKKNTHRQGTGGGSPKADLTPAEDMALELNKGRPVLEGIPGGKETSIGSSQDATRFIQVSGSTVFLLEPPAQAPDDADPGEGPSAAATAHDGDDDEEETISLDSRRHEDPDAIQWENQPGNISSQAIRKLYGNHLRRQIELADIDIQYKKKKMENLALESEIKKRTIRKLDLEIKKLERELQEDDTAQNKN, encoded by the exons atggcaactagagccgcgtacttttccccgtcggaagcacaaatcctcatggaggcatacgaggaggtaaaagatataattaagaagaaaggcaacaccgccacagtgataaagcaaagagaaaaagcgtggcaaagtattgcagaccgcctgaatgc attaaacatgaacgggccaaaacggacatggcagcaggtcaaaatcaaatacaagaacattctgcagaatg cagtgaaaaagaatacccacagacaaggcacgggtggtgggtcaccaaaggctgaccttaccccagcagaggacatggccttggagctaaataaaggcaggcccgtcttagaggggatccctggggggaaagagacgagcataggttcctcccaagatgccacccgcttcattcaag tgtctggcagcactgtgttcctgttagagccaccagcacaagcaccagacgatgctgatcca ggtgaaggccccagtgcagcagcaacagcacatgatggagacgatgatgaggaggagaccatctctctggattccagaaggcatgag gacccagatgctatacagtgggaaaaccagcctggcaacata agctcacaagctatcagaaagttgtatggcaaccacctccggcgccaaatagaactggcagacatagacattcagtacaagaagaaaaagatggaaaatcttgcactggagtccgaaataaaaaagaggacaattaggaaactggaccttgaaataaaaaaacttgagagggag ctccaagaagatgacacagctcaaaataaaaattag
- the LOC139557229 gene encoding mitochondrial intermembrane space import and assembly protein 40-like isoform X1 — MSYCKQEGKDRIIFVTKEDHEAPSNAELIADDPNDPYEDQGLILPSGEINWNCPCLGGMASGPCGTQFKEAFSCFHYSNEEVKGSECIDNFRAMQECMQKYPELYPQEDENEGADGAAPPLVDSTAPVPTEDSSPASVPSSNSTPSPPTPESAPSSDNTPPTDSQAAS; from the exons ATGTCGTACTGCAAGCAAGAGG GTAAAGATCGCATTATTTTCGTTACCAAGGAAGACCATGAAGCGCCCAGCAACGCTGAGCTCATTGCAGATGACCCCAATGACCCCTACGAAGATCAGG GCCTGATCCTGCCCAGTGGGGAGATCAACTGGAACTGTCCATGCCTGGGAGGGATGGCTAGCGGGCCCTGTGGGACACAGTTCAAGGAGGCCTTCTCCTGCTTCCACTACAGCAATGAAGAGGTGAAGGGTTCAGAGTGTATCGACAACTTCCGTGCTATGCAGGAGTGTATGCAGAAGTACCCCGAGCTCTACCCCCAGGAGGATGAGAACGAGGGAGCTGACGGTGCTGCCCCTCCCCTCGTTGATTCTACTGCCCCTGTGCCCACCGAGGACTCTTCCCCAGCCTCAGTGCCCTCTAGTAACTCTACCCCGTCCCCACCAACACCTGAATCTGCCCCGTCATCCGACAATACACCACCCACAGACAGCCAGGCTGCCAGCTAA
- the LOC139557229 gene encoding mitochondrial intermembrane space import and assembly protein 40-like isoform X2, whose protein sequence is MSGKDRIIFVTKEDHEAPSNAELIADDPNDPYEDQGLILPSGEINWNCPCLGGMASGPCGTQFKEAFSCFHYSNEEVKGSECIDNFRAMQECMQKYPELYPQEDENEGADGAAPPLVDSTAPVPTEDSSPASVPSSNSTPSPPTPESAPSSDNTPPTDSQAAS, encoded by the exons ATGTCAG GTAAAGATCGCATTATTTTCGTTACCAAGGAAGACCATGAAGCGCCCAGCAACGCTGAGCTCATTGCAGATGACCCCAATGACCCCTACGAAGATCAGG GCCTGATCCTGCCCAGTGGGGAGATCAACTGGAACTGTCCATGCCTGGGAGGGATGGCTAGCGGGCCCTGTGGGACACAGTTCAAGGAGGCCTTCTCCTGCTTCCACTACAGCAATGAAGAGGTGAAGGGTTCAGAGTGTATCGACAACTTCCGTGCTATGCAGGAGTGTATGCAGAAGTACCCCGAGCTCTACCCCCAGGAGGATGAGAACGAGGGAGCTGACGGTGCTGCCCCTCCCCTCGTTGATTCTACTGCCCCTGTGCCCACCGAGGACTCTTCCCCAGCCTCAGTGCCCTCTAGTAACTCTACCCCGTCCCCACCAACACCTGAATCTGCCCCGTCATCCGACAATACACCACCCACAGACAGCCAGGCTGCCAGCTAA
- the LOC139557243 gene encoding protein transport protein Sec61 subunit alpha encodes MGIKFLEVIKPFCAVLPEIQKPERKIQFREKVLWTAITLFIFLVCCQIPLFGIMSSDSADPFYWMRVILASNRGTLMELGISPIVTSGLIMQLLAGAKIIEVGDTPKDRALFNGAQKLFGMIITIGQSIVYVMTGMYGDPSEMGAGICLLIIIQLFVAGLIVLLLDELLQKGYGLGSGISLFIATNICETIVWKAFSPTTVNTGRGTEFEGAIIALFHLLATRTDKVRALREAFYRQNLPNLLNLIATVFVFAVVIYFQGFRVDLPIKSARYRGQYNTYPIKLFYTSNIPIILQSALVSNLYVISQMLSTRFSGNFLVNLLGTWSDTSTGGPARAYPVGGLCYFLSPPESFGSVLDDPIHAAIYIVFMLGSCAFFSKTWIEVSGSSAKDVAKQLKEQQMVMRGHRETSMVHELNRYIPTAAAFGGLCIGGLSVMADFLGAIGSGTGILLAVTIIYQYFEIFVKEQSEMGSMGALLF; translated from the exons ATGGGCA TCAAATTTTTGGAAGTCATAAAGCCGTTTTGTGCGGTCTTACCTGAGATTCAGAAACCAGAGAGAAAG ATTCAGTTCAGAGAAAAAGTACTATGGACTGCCATCACTCTCTTCATCTTCCTGGTGTGCTGCCAG ATTCCGCTCTTCGGCATCATGTCCTCAGACTCCGCAGATCCCTTCTACTGGATGAGAGTAATCCTGGCCTCCAACAGAG GTACTCTGATGGAGCTGGGTATCTCACCAATTGTTACCTCCGGTCTCATCATGCAGCTGCTGGCTGGAGCAAAGATCATTGAGGTTGGAGACACCCCCAAGGACAGAGCACTCTTCAACGGAGCGCAGAAAC TGTTTGGAATGATCATCACCATTGGACAGTCCATCGTGTATGTGATGACAGGCATGTACGGAGACCCCTCAGAGATGGGTGCTGGGATCTGCCTGCTCATCATCATTCAG CTTTTTGTGGCAGGTCTGATTGTGCTGCTGCTGGATGAGCTGCTGCAGAAGGGCTATGGGCTGGGCTCTGGTATCTCCCTGTTCATCGCCACTAACATCTGTGAGACCATCGTCTGGAAGGCTTTCAGCCCCACTACTGTCAACACTGGCAGAG GAACGGAGTTTGAAGGTGCCATCATTGCCCTGTTCCACCTGTTGGCCACCCGCACAGACAAGGTGCGCGCCCTGAGAGAGGCATTTTACCGCCAGAACCTGCCTAACCTCTTGAACCTCATCGCCACTGTCTTCGTCTTTGCTGTAGTGATATACTTCCAG GGCTTCAGGGTGGACCTGCCCATCAAGTCTGCCCGTTACCGTGGCCAGTACAACACCTATCCCATCAAGCTCTTCTACACCTCAAACATTCCCATCATCCTCCAGTCTGCCCTTGTGTCCAACCTGTACGTGATCTCTCAGATGCTCTCCACGCGATTCAGCGGCAACTTCCTGGTTAACCtgctgggaacctggtct GATACTTCCACTGGAGGACCAGCTCGTGCCTACCCGGTTGGAGGTCTCTGCTACTTCCTCTCTCCCCCGGAGTCCTTTGGTTCTGTTCTGGATGACCCCATCCATGCTGCCATCTACATCGTCTTCATGCTGGGctcctgtgccttcttctccaaaacatggatcGAGGTTTCAGGATCCTCTGCCAAAGAT GTGGCTAAGCAGCTGAAGGAACAGCAGATGGTGATGAGGGGACACAGAGAGACCTCCATGGTGCATGAGCTCAACAG GTACATCCCCACAGCTGCAGCCTTCGGTGGCCTATGCATAGGTGGGCTGTCTGTCATGGCTGACTTCCTGGGTGCCATCGGTTCGGGTACTGGAATCCTATTGGCCGTCACCATCATCTACCAGTACTTTGAGATCTTCGTCAAGGAGCAGAGTGAAATGGGCAGCATGGGCGCGCTGCTATTCTAG
- the LOC139557248 gene encoding myb/SANT-like DNA-binding domain-containing protein 4 isoform X2 has product MATRAAYFSPSEAQILMEAYEEVKDIIKKKGNTATVIKQREKAWQSIADRLNALNMNGPKRTWQQVKIKYKNILQNAVKKNTHRQGTGGGSPKADLTPAEDMALELNKGRPVLEGIPGGKETSIGSSQDATRFIQVSGSTVFLLEPPAQAPDDADPGEGPSAAATAHDGDDDEEETISLDSRRHEDPDAIQWENQPGNISSQAIRKLYGNHLRRQIELADIDIQYKKKKMENLALESEIKKRTIRKLDLEIKKLEREVRYAFNVHCMLTVTQMY; this is encoded by the exons atggcaactagagccgcgtacttttccccgtcggaagcacaaatcctcatggaggcatacgaggaggtaaaagatataattaagaagaaaggcaacaccgccacagtgataaagcaaagagaaaaagcgtggcaaagtattgcagaccgcctgaatgc attaaacatgaacgggccaaaacggacatggcagcaggtcaaaatcaaatacaagaacattctgcagaatg cagtgaaaaagaatacccacagacaaggcacgggtggtgggtcaccaaaggctgaccttaccccagcagaggacatggccttggagctaaataaaggcaggcccgtcttagaggggatccctggggggaaagagacgagcataggttcctcccaagatgccacccgcttcattcaag tgtctggcagcactgtgttcctgttagagccaccagcacaagcaccagacgatgctgatcca ggtgaaggccccagtgcagcagcaacagcacatgatggagacgatgatgaggaggagaccatctctctggattccagaaggcatgag gacccagatgctatacagtgggaaaaccagcctggcaacata agctcacaagctatcagaaagttgtatggcaaccacctccggcgccaaatagaactggcagacatagacattcagtacaagaagaaaaagatggaaaatcttgcactggagtccgaaataaaaaagaggacaattaggaaactggaccttgaaataaaaaaacttgagagggaggtgagatatgccttcaatgtacactgtatgctaactgtaacacaaatgtattaa
- the LOC139557248 gene encoding putative nuclease HARBI1 isoform X1, producing the protein MKAQNCVFLSALTMACPFVRDVVDEEALVLRRAFRRERVFRDRLDPLAFPDDHLYERYRFSADGIRYLCRLLGPRIKHRTARSHALSVEQMVCVALRFFASGAFLYSVGDAEQLNKATICRTIRSVCLAIKALADVFISFPGHRRLCDIKEEFYRIAGFPNVIGAVDCTHIRIKAPSGAHEADFVNRKSFHSINVQMVCNADCVISNVVAKWPGSVHDSRIFRASEIYQCLSQGEFSGVLLGDRGYGCQPFLLTPFTDPQEAQQAYNHAHARTRARVEMTFGLLKARFHCLHKLRVSPVRACDITVACAVLHNVACLRKERAPRVPPAMDWDNPAIFPDDDSGRLLRDQYVLNYFS; encoded by the exons atgaaggcccaaaattgtgtgttcctttctgctctgacaatggcatgcccattcgtgcgagatgtggtggatgaagaagcacttgtgctgaggagagccttcaggcgagaaagggtcttcagggaccggttggacccactggccttccctgatgaccatctatatgaaagatacaggttttctgcagatggcatcaggtatctatgcagactactgggtcccaggattaagcaccgcactgcacggagccatgcactgagtgtggagcaaatggtttgtgtggccttgcgcttttttgctagtggagccttcctgtactcagtgggggatgcagaacagctgaacaaggccacaatttgccgcacaataaggagtgtgtgtctggctatcaaagcattagcagatgtcttcatctccttccctggccacagaagactctgtgacatcaaagaggagttctataggattgcag gtttccccaatgtcattggtgcagtggactgcacacacataaggataaaagccccctcaggtgcccatgaggccgattttgtgaataggaaatcctttcacagcattaatgttcag atggtctgcaatgctgactgtgtgatcagcaatgttgtggcaaaatggcctggctcagtccatgactccagaatctttcgggcctctgaaatctatcagtgcctatcacaag gtgaattctctggtgtgttgctgggagacagggggtatggctgccagccttttctcctgacacctttcacagacccccaggaagcacagcaggcctacaaccatgcccatgccaggaccagggccagagttgaaatgacctttggcctcctgaaggcacgctttcactgccttcacaaattaagggtcagccctgttagggcatgtgatattactgtggcttgtgctgtcctccacaatgtggcctgcctgaggaaggagagggcccccagagtgccaccagccatggactgggacaatccggcaatcttccctgatgacgacagtggtcggctgctgagggaccaatatgtgttgaattattttagttag